The Microcystis panniformis FACHB-1757 region TCTTACGATCAAGCTTTAGAAATTAAACCCGATGACCATCAAGCTTGGTACAACCGAGGGATTGCGTTAAAGAATTTAGGCAGATTAGAAGAAGCGATCGCATCTTACGACAAAGCTTTAGAAATTAAACCCGATGACCATCAAGCTTGGACCAACCGAGGGAATGCGTTAAGGAATTTAGGCAGATGGGCAGAAGCGATCGCCTCTTACTACCAAGCGGTAGCCATTAAATCCGATGACCATCAAGCTTAGTCTGACCGAGGGTGGGCGATTTGTTCTCTGGGTAAAATAGGGCTAGATCAACTAACAGAATACAGCGATCCTTACCATTGGGCAGCCTATACCCTGACTGGACAGGACTAACTTATGGAAATTCCCAAAACAATTATCGATCTTGAAGCGCTGCTAATTGCCCTCGCACAGCAGACTGAACCTTTGCCAGAATATCTACAGCGATCGCTCAAAGAAATTGAACGATTATTAAGGGAAGAACAACCCCAGGCAGCAACACAATTGCGGCAACTTGTCAAGGATTTTCCCCCCCTAGAAAAAGCTTATAAAAAAGCGATCGAAGAATTAGACGCAGCCTATGCTAACCAAGAACGCACCAAAAGTTTAAGCGTCATTTTTCCCGATAGTTTAGATTTCGAGGCCCTATTTATTAATGATGTTATTCCTAGCCAAGATTGGGTAAAAACTGCCCAAAAATTAGCTGGATCCCCCCTTGATCACGAGGGTGCTGATTCCCCTCGATTTTGGGATAAAGCCGATCGCCTGATGGTGGTAACGGTGGGAGGTGCAGCCCTAGGGGGATCGATTGCGGGAGTTTATGGCGCGGTTATTGGTGCGATATTAGCGGCGGGCTGCGGATGGTATATTACCTTTAGAAAAGCAAAATCAGCATAAATTTTTGATGAAGATTGTTAACATTGAAAACTTTCTTTTGTTAATCGGAACCTTGGTCATTACCGCAAGCGTGGCAGTGGTTACAAGAAGACGGCAGCGACGGGGAAACAATAAATCTTATCTAGAAATTCTTTTCGTTTCTGGGTTAACTTTGTGGACTGCATTTACCCTATTTAAGGTGGTCTATAAAGTGTTAACCGATGAAAATTTTCAGAAATGCCTTGGTTCGGATAGTCAAATCCCTCTTTTGCTAGGTGCTGTTGTCGGTATCTATATTTCTATTAACGAGATTCGGAAATTATTTGAAGCGAAGTAATAGAAATGCCAGCTTTATCCATATCCAAAAGTTATACTAAATCCTGTTGAGAAGGTATAGAATAGGCGTTGGGTTTCATGCTTTAACTCAACCTAAGTTCTATAAACATTATCAGTAAACCCCAAAAAAAAGGAAGCTAAATCATGAAAATTACTATCGATATTCCCGATGAATTGCTTCAACATTACAACTACAATAATCTTACCCGTGAAATTTTAGAGGCTTTGGTGGTGCAGGCCTACCGAGCGGAAAAAATCACCAGTGCCGAGGTCGGAAGTATTTTAGGTCTATCTTCTCGTTGGGTGGTGGATGCTTTTTTGAAAAACCACGATGCCGATTTACATTACGATGAAGTCGATCTAGACAGCGATCGCAAGACTCTTCAGCAACTTCGCAACAAACACGATCATAGTCTTTTATGATAGTCGTTTCAATTAAATTGAAGATAGATTTCGCCTTTGATACCCCCTTGATCCTAGGGTTGATTCATAGTAGGGTTGATTCATGAATCAACCCTACTACCCTTAATAAGGGGGGCGCTGATGATTTTTAACACCTACCTACTTAAAACTACATTCCCATAATTTCGTAACCGGAATCTACATAAATAATCTGACCGGTAATACCACTAGAAAGATCACTGGCTAAAAAAGCGGCCGTATTTCCCACCTCAATTTGTGTCACGGTGCGATGTAAAGGAGCGATTTCTTCCACATGATGGATCATATCAAGAATTCCCCCCACGGCCGAAGATGCCAAGGTGCGAATTGGACCGGCGGAAATACCATTAACTCGGATCTTTTGGCCACCTAATTCCGCGGCTAAATAGCGAACACTCATTTCTAAACCTGCTTTTGCCACCCCCATTAAATTATAGTTAGGAATTACCTTGACACCGCCGAGATAGGTAAGAGTGATAATACTTCCCCCTGCCGTCATCAAAGGTTTAGCTGATCGCGCTAGACGGGTTAGGGAAAAAGTGCTAATATCTAGGGATTTAGTGAAAGCTTCCCGAGGGATGGCGGTAAAATCGCCCGTTAAACCCTCTTTATCGGCAAAAGCGAGACAGTGAATCAAAATATCCAGTTTACCCCATTTTTCCGCCACTGTAGCGAAAGTATCTTCTACCTGTTGGTCATTTTGGACATCGCAGGGGACATAAAAAGCGGGATTAAGTTCATCGGCCAATTCTCGCACTTTTTTCTCAAAGCGGCCTTTTTCGTCGGGGAGATAGGTGACACCGATATTTGCACCAGCTTGATGGAGTTGTTGGGCAATTCCCCAAGCGATCGAGCGATTATTGGCAATTCCTGTCACTAGGGCGTTTTTTCCCGTTAAATCTAACATAGTTCTCGTTTCTCTTACAAAAATCTCCCCAATAGCCGACCCCAGCGAGATTCGGTATAATAGGGATACAGATAACGGGGCAGCAATGATCACCCCTCCCCCATTGTCTGGCAAAAAGCGCCCAAAACTTTTCCCAGTTTAGGCAGCGGTTATGTTTAATAGAGGTGACACTCGTTGCATAATAAAAACAATTTTCCCCTTTTTTGGATGTGAGATGGACTTATCCCTAATACAAGATAAACCCCTAGCAGATGTGTTCCGTCGAATCGGCAGCGGCAATTTCCCCCCGGTGGTGGAATTGTTCGAGCGTGGCAAAACGATCTTTTTCCCTGGAGATCCCGCCGAAAGAGTCTATTTTTTGCTGAAAGGAGCCGTTAAGTTGTCGCGAGTCTATGAAGCGGGAGAAGAAATTACCGTGGCTCTACTGCGGGAAAATAGCGTCTTTGGTGTGCTATCCTTACTCACCGGCCAGCGATCGGATCGTTTTTATCATGCCGTGGCTTTTACTCCGGTAGAATTACTCTCGGCCCCGATCGATCAGGTAGAAAGATCCCTCCGCAATAATCCCGATTTATCAATGTTGATGCTGCAGGGTTTGTCCTCGCGGATTCTGCAAACGGAAATGATGATCGAAACCTTGGCTCACCGGGATATGGGTTCACGTTTGGTCAGTTTTTTGTTAATTCTCTGTCGTGATTTTGGGGTTCCCACCACCGATGGCATCCGGGTGGATCTAAAATTGTCTCACCAAGCGATCGCAGAAGCGATCGGTTCTACTCGCGTCACTGTCACCCGTTTATTGGGAGAGCTGCGGGATCAAGAAATGGTCTCAATTTACAAGAAGAAAATTACCGTCCATAATCCCGTCGCTCTCAGTCAACAATTTACTTAAATTCTGGATGACTAGCGCTTATATTTTGGTTTTGGCCATCGTGGTTTTAGGTGGTCTGATAGCGGCGGTTGGCGATCGCATAGGGAGCCGTATCGGTAAGAAAAGGATGCGTTTATTTAATCTGCGTCCGAAACAAACCGCAACTTTAATGACGATTGTAACGGGAATTTTGATCGCCGGCTCCACTTTAATTGTCTTGTTTGCTTCTAGTAAATCCCTGCGTCAAGGGGTTTTTGAACTGGATCGTCTTTTAAATGAACGTCGTGCCGCTATTAAGGATTTAGAAAGTCAGGTCAGAAAAACCACCGAACAAAAAAATCAGGTGGAAAAGGCTTTAAAAACAGCTAAAAGTGAACAGATAGCTGTGCAGAAACGTCTAGAGGTTCTTAACAAAAATTATCAAGCTTCGCGTCAACGTTTGCGATTAGTTTCGGGACAGTTGGAAAAGTTTCGGAAGGAAGTGGCTAATTTAAATAATGAACGAGTTATTTTAACTAATCAAAAGGCACAGTTAAGCAGTCAACGGGATCAATTGTTCCAACAAAAATCAATTCTTTCTAGTCAGATAAATCAACTACAAACCACCGTTAAAGTTAGAGATAAAGAGTTGGCTAATCAACAAAAATTATTAACAACCAGACAAGCGCGACTTCAACAGTTGGAAACCCAACAAAAAACCCTACAGCTAGAAATTGATCGCCGGGATCAACGCATTGGAGAACTTGATCGATCGATCGTCGATAAAAATTTAGCTTTGGAACAGCGTGAGGGAAAATTAAAAGATTTAGAAACCCAAATGGCTTTTCTTAAGCGGGAAGTGGAAGTTTTAGAACAATACTATCAAACCTATCAAGAATTGCGGGAAAAACAAATCGCTATTTTCCGGGGACAGGTGTTATCTTTTGGAGCTTTTCGTATTGTTGATCCCCAAGCTATTGTCACCGTTATCGATAAGTTATTGCGGGAAGCGAATATGAATGCTATCCGTGCCACCCAACCGAATCAGCCTAATTTTGACCAGCGTTTAGTTAAGATCACAAAAGCACAGGTAGAACAGTTAAGTCAACAATTACAGGACGGTAAAGAATATGTGGTGAGAATCCTTTCCGCAGGTAATTATGTCTTAGGAGAAACCGAGATTCGTGTCTTTGCTGATGTGGTTCCCAATCAAAGAGTTTTTGAGGAGAAACAGGTAATCGCTGCCGTTTCTATTGATCCGCAAAATATGACAGAAGAAGACCTGCAAAAGCGTTTAGATTTACTCTTAGCTTCGGCTCAATTTCGCGCTAGAAGTGCGGGAGTTTTAGGGTCAATTCAAGTGGAAGATGGTTTATTAACTACGGTAGTTAACTTTATCGATCAAGTCAAAAGGTCGGGTAATTCTATCGAGACACTTGAGGCAGTTGCTGCTAGTAAAACTAATACATCTGGACCCTTAACTTTGCGTTTGGTAGCGGTAAAAGATGGTAAAATTGTTTTTAGTACGTCCTCTTAAAAGATAGCTAAAGTTAGGAGTTGAGATTAAAATCAATTCCTTCGTAAATATCGACAAGATTTAAGCTAATTCCTAAAGAATCTAGGGATATAATTCCCCTTGCTGGGGTGTATTCTTGCAATAACCAATTATTCTCTGAGGTTTTGCTATAGGATTCTATTAGTATCTCCCCTTGACTGACGAGAAGATATTGGTTTAATTGGGGTATAGAACGATAATAACGAAATTTATCACCCCGATCATAACTAGAGGTAGAAGGGGATAAAACTTCGATAATTAGGCAGGGATTTAAAATTTCATCGTTGCGATTATCACTAAATAATGGTTCCCCGGCAATAATCATTAAATCTGGGTATAAACCGCGATTATATTGGGGTATCCATAGTCGCAAATCACTGGGAAAGACTTCATAAATAGTTTTCCTTAAAGCATTGTCTAACAAGCGAATTAAATTGCGTACCAGTCGATTATGATTGATGCTTCCCCCTGTCATCTCGATAATTTCTCCGTCGTGATATTCGTGTTTAACCTCGGCTATGGTTTCTAAATTACGATATTCTTCTAAGCTGAGGGTTTTGGTAGGAGATCGAGTTAGCATTTTCTCTGTCACAGAATTTTTAATCCTCCTGATTATAACCTAGATCACAGAAAAAAAGGTTATCATTCATAAATTATTCCTCAATTAAAATCAATTCCTTCGTAAATATCGGCAAGATTTAAGCTAATTCCTAAAGAATCTAGGGATATAATTCCCCTTGCTGGGGTGTATTCTTGTAATAACCAACTATTTTCTGATGTTTTGCTATAGGATTCTATTAGTATCTCCCCTTGACTGACGAGAAGATATTGGTTTAATTGGGGTATAGAACGATAATAACGAAATTTATCACCCCGATCATAACTAGAGGTGGAAGAGGATAAAACTTCGATAATTACACAGGGATTTAAAATTTCATCGTTGCGATTATCACTAAATAATGGTTCCCCAGCAATGATCATTAAATCTGGGTATAAACCGCGATTATATTGGGGTATCCATAGACGTAGATCGCTAGATTGAAGACGATAATTAGTTCCTCTTAAAGCTAATTTTAGCAGGACAATAAGATTAATGAGAATACTATTATGATTGATGCTTCCCCCTGTCATCTCGATAATTTCCCCGTCGTGATATTCGTGTTTAACCTCGGCAATGGTTTCTAAATTACGATATGCTTCTAAGCTGAGGGTTTTGGGAGGAGATGAAGTCAACATTTTTCTAGATTAGAGCTTCTTTTATTTAATCATAACACAATTAATGCTACCCATTTAATTCTAATTCCCCTTGGAGAAAATCAATAAATTGTCTAGCAGTTCTTCCCGATCGCCCATTATGTTGGGTTGCCCATTGTTTGGCACGAAATTCTAATTCTTCTAAGCTAATTTTTAATTTAGCTAAACTGGCTAAATGACGCACTATTTCCAAATATTTTTCTTGATTAGCAGGTTCAAAAGTGAGGGTTAAACCAAAGCGATCACTAAAGGATAATTTTTCTTGTACTGTGTCCCAATTATGCACTTCATCACTATCTTTTGGTTGTGGTCGATCCGCAAAAAATTCTCTGACTAAATGTCGGCGATTAGAAGTGGCATAAACTACGACATTTTTCGGTCTAGCGGTGACGCTTCCCTCTAAAACAACTTTTAAAGCTTTAAAAGCTTCATCGTCTTCTTCAAAGGATAAATCATCGACAAAGATAATAAATTTTTGGGGCAAATCTCGCAAGATTTCAATAATTAATGGTAGGTCTTTTAACTGCGATTTTGCCACTTCAATTAAGCGCAATCCCTGACTATGATATTTTTGCAATAATCCCTTAACCAGAGAGGATTTTCCTGAACCACGGCAACCATAGAGTAAGACATTTAAAGCGGGATAACCTGCTAATAAAAACTCAGTGTTTTTAATCAAGGTTTTCTTAGCCATTTCATAACCGACTATGTCTTGAATCTGCACGGGATCGGGATGAGTAATTCCTTGTAATCTGCCTTCTTGCCACCTTAAAGCTTGATAACGGGCAAAAATTCCTGTACCACATTCGCGATAATAATCGGCTAGGTCTTCAACTAATTCTCCCCAATCTGAACTGGAATGCAGAAAACTTTCTAATTTATTGTCCACTTCCCAAGCGGGGAAAATTAGAAATTTAATTTGTTCAAAAACCGTCGAATTACTTAAGCTATAAATGCTAGAGTTATAAAGAGATTGGAGGATAGATAAATCCTGTTTAACGCCATCAATTAAAGATTCAGGTAACTCCGAAACAATTTTTTTCTGTACCTGTTGACTAAAGGGATTATCATCTAATAAAATTTGTTCGACTAGAAAATCATTCCAACTGATATTTTTAGATGCTAAACCTTGAAACAATTGACCATAAGCTTTGAGAAAATCGGCAACATTATCCGTAGATAATAGGGTAATAAATGCCTGGCCAATAGCATTATCAAAAACCCCTTGATACAAAACTAACAAGCTGACTTTTTTGTAAATTTCAGAGTTCATTTTTAATTCTCCACTAATAACTAAGATTTCATGGCCGCCTTTTGGCAATTCCTAATCCGATTTAATAATTGCCGCCTTGTAGCCGAGGGAATGCCAATCAGTTATTATACTACCAAGATAGGGCGATAAGTAGTTGGACAAAAGTAAAGTTAACTGTAGGGTAAGGAGTCAGGAGTCAGGAGACAGGAGTCAGGAGACAGGAGACAGGAGACAGGAGACAGCTTTTGTGTATTCTCCCCACTTGCCACTTGCCACTTTCAAGTCAGGAGTCAGTAAGAATTGCGGCAATTTACATTTCTTAAGATAGACAACAGAATTTATGTCCGACTACTTAGGGTTTGCTGAAAAAGTTTGTTGGTGGGGTTAGGAGTCAGGAGTCAGGAGTCAGGAGTCAGTAGCTGGTCGTTTCAGGCTTTGTTGCCCTCTTTTTTTTGTACCATTTTATGTACTACGAGAGGGATAATGCAAGGTTTTTGAGAGTCCCAATCGGATTTTCGCAGCATGAACATCGGATTTTAACAGGTCAAAAGCCTTATTTTAAAAGGGTTTTACCATTATTCAGCCAACCCTACTTATCTGCAACATTAAGGTTAAAAAGGGAGAAATGCCTACCGACTAATTCTTAGGATTTCTTGAATTGATTCTCGATAAAATTGATAACCTAGAGCAGTTATCTTAATGATGAGGTATGAGGTTTTCGTTTTGGTTACACATCATCTTGAGGAGAAACGCTATATTTGATAAAATTTAACCAATCTTGGATTTCCTGTCCTAACCAGAGACATTCATCCTCGCGGAGATTCTGGCCGATAAGATAATAATTTTTAGCCGTCCGCAGACGAATCTGATAGTTACCTTCTGTGCCATTGCTATGGAGAAAAATACCCCATAAATCTTGAGTTTTAAAAGCAAATTTTTTGTAGATAAAATTGAAGACTTTATATTTAATTAAAACTTCTTGAGGTGTAAGAATTAATTGCATCTCCCGCAAACAAATAAAACCAATTAGAGCTATAATAAAGGTAAGAATCGGGGAGATAAAGACAGTGACAGTAAGGACAATCGCCAAAGACCAGAGGGTAGGAGCATCGGAAAGTAGCTTAATTTTTGGGGGTAAATTAATCTCTAAATTATCCCGGCGTTTAGCGATACGGATGGAACTGTGGGGAGGTTTTGGTAATTTCTTAGGATCGATTAAACTTGAGGCTTGGCGATAGGAGGGATGTTGGAGAAATTTCAGGGCTTCTCTGGCACTTTTAAACCGCTTTTCTACCGCCATATCGGTCATAGTTTCTAACCAATCGATTAAATCATCATCGATTGTCACCAGTTGGCGAAATTGAATTTTAGAGTCGCGGTGGGGCAGTTCTATCGGCACAATTCCCGTCAATAAATGAATTAAAGTCATGCCCAAGGCATATAAATCAGAACCCGGAACTGCCCGGCCCCAAAATTGTTCTAGGGGTGCATAACCACTCGTTCCCACCACGGTAAAAGTAACTCCTGTTGCTGCACCCCTGGACTGGACTGCGCCAAAATCTACTAAATAAACGTTATTTTCTGAGTTAATAATTAAATTACTAGGTTTAATATCTCGATGTAATACTGGGGGCGATAATTCATGCAAATAAATGAGAATTTCGAGAACTTCTTGGGCAATATTCCGAATTACCGTAGGGGGGAAACGTTGCCCCCTTTCTAAGTGATCGCTTAAGGATTCTCCGGGTATATAATCTTGTACAAGCACAAACCAAGGAATCCCGTCACCTTGATTTTTATCGAGGGAAAAATAATCGCGATAGCGGGGAATACGGGGATGATAGAGAGAAGCTAAAACGGCGGCCTCTCGTTCAAATAATTTTAATTCTTCCCATTCCATCTGGGGACTAAAAGCGAGGAGTTTAATAATTACCGATTCCTGGGATAATACATCGGTAGCTAACCAAGTTTGACGACCGATAGCGGTATTGCCTAGGCGTTGTTGTAGTTGGTAACGTTCAGCTAAAAGAGAATCAGAAGTAAAGGTCATAGTGGCTTTTCCCTTATTTAGGGTCTGCTGAAAAAGTTTTTCCTGGGGACAGGGTGTGGGGTTGGGGGGGCCACACCCCACACCCCACACCCCACCCCTATAACTTATTTAGAAAAACCAGCCGTAGGAATGAAGTCCTTTACCTAAAAGATTCACCCCTAAATAACATACCCAAACCACAACAAAACCACTCGCCGCTAGAATAGCTGGTTTTCTTCCCTGCCATCCCCGGGTAATGCGGGCATGGAGATAAGCGGCAAACACTAACCAAGTAATTAGCGCCCAAGTTTCTTTCGGGTCCCAACTCCAATAGGAACCCCAAGCTTCATTGGCCCAAACTGCTCCGGCGATGATACCGATAGTGAGAAGGGGAAAACCGAGGCCAATGACCCGATAACTGATATTATCGAGGGTTTCCGCCAAGCTAAGACGTTGGGGCGAAAGAGTCGCCATCGCTGTTAAGGTGGGAGTTAAAAGGGCGGTTGGGCCACCGTTAGCCGTTTCCAGGAAAATTGGCGCAGAAAGAGTGGTAGATAACTTATTTTGGAGACGATAGGCCCCCGTACCCACGGAACTGCCTTTTAACTCGATATTTTGACCTCTCGTGACGATCAAAAAAGCGATCGCCATTAGGGAACCCACCATCAAAGCAGCATAACTTAACATCATGACGCTAACGTGCATCATCAGCCAATTCGATTTTAAAGCCGGAACCAAGGGAGCCGAAGTTTGCATTTCGCCTGGTAAAGACAAAGTGGCAAAAGCAGTAATCCCCATGGCCACAGGAGTCGTCACCACCCCCACCAGGCGACTGCGGCTATTGTACTCAGCAATTAAATGAACCGCAGTTACACCCCAAGCGAGAAAGAATAAAGATTCGTAAAGATTGCTGATGGGGAAATAACCCGCTTCTAACCAACGCGCCCCCAATAAAGCGGCGATACAGAGGTTAGCGATGGCCACTCCCGTGCTGCCTAAGCCAGGCAACAAAGGTATGCTAGGAAAGGCTGCCCCGGCCCAATAAACCAGCATAGTTAAAAACAGGACTAAAAAAGAAGTGTTATCGAGAAAGTTCTCTAAGCTAACTAAATTCATGGGATTTCTCTCGTTTGTCGCTCGCTCGCTACCAAGTATTCCATCCTCTATCCTATCCCATCGGTAAGGCGATCGAGATAGGGAATTGTTAGTATGAACTTTGTATTTTCACTCTCACCTGCCCTAAAAATTATGGCTAATCAAGAAGATAATAAATTTTCCTGGTCGCGTTGGCCGCGGTTAGGCAAAATCCTGATCATTTGTTCTGGTGTTGCCGTTTTAGGCTATTTTCTTATCCCTCGTCCCTCAGAATTGTCCAATATTCCCCTCGAACCCTACAGCGAATTTATCAGTAAAGTGGAACGGGGCGACATCAGTAAGGTCAGAATTGGCAATCAAGTCATCTATTATCAATTAAAAAATCCTTTAGAATCCCTGCCTATTCCGGGTAATCCCCCCGTTAATCCTCCAGAATCAAGTCATCCCTTTTACGGTGATTCTAGTTCTCTAGCGGGCAAACCGAGCAGTAATCTAGCCCCTGGACGAGTTTTTGCCACGATTACAGTTTATAACCCCCAATTACCCCAACTATTACAGCAAAAAGGCGTAATCTTCGAGGCGATTCCCGTGGCCGAAAACAGTTGGATCAGCACTCTCCTCGCTTGGGTGGTTCCTCCCTTAATTTTAGTCGCTGCTATGCAGTTTCTGTTCTATCGCAACGATGACACCCGTAAATCGCTGCTTTTTAATAAAAATCTCGCTAAAGTTTACGGAGACGGCGAAAAATATCCGATTACCTTCAGTGATGTGGCCGGGGCCGAGGAAGCAAAAACCGAGTTAAAGGAAATTGTCGAATTTCTCAAGGATGCCGAGCGCTTTAATAAAATTGGGGCGCGTATTCCTAAAGGTGTTCTCTTGGTCGGACCGCCGGGGACGGGAAAAACCCTCTTAGCAAAAGCGGTCGCGGGGGAAGCGGGAGTGACGTTTTTTAGCATTTCGGCCTCGGAATTCGTGGAGTTATTTGTCGGGACTGGGGCAGCCCGGGTGCGGGATCTATTTGCCCAAGCGAAGAAAAATGCCCCTAGCATCATTTTTATTGATGAATTGGACGCGATCGGTAAATCGAGAAGTTCGGGATCGGGAACTAGCGGCAGTAATGATGAGCGCGAGCAGACTTTAAATCAACTTTTGACAGAAATGGACGGTTTTAGCCCCAAAGAAGCCGTTGTCATCGTTTTAGCCGCCACCAATCGCCCAGAGACTCTTGATGCCGCTTTATTGCGTCCGGGGCGCTTTGATCGCCAAGTTTTGGTGGATCGTCCCGATTTAGCGGGACGATTGGCAATTTTGGAAATATACGCCCAACGAGTCCAGATGGGTGAAGATGTTAATCTCAAAGCGATCGCCACCCAAACCCCCGGTTTTGCCGGTGCCGATTTAGCCAACCTCGTCAATGAGGCTGCTCTCTTGGCCGCCCGCAATAATCGGGAAAAAGTCAGTCAAATTGATTTTAAAGAGGCGATAGAAAGAGTTATCGCTGGTTTAGAAAAGAAAAGTCGGGTTCTCTCCGAAAAAGAAAAGAAAATCGTCGCTTATCACGAGGTTGGCCATGCTTTAGTTGGCGCTGTCATGCCGGGAGGTGGTCGGGTGGAGAAAATTTCCATCGTTCCCCGGGGTTTATCCGCTTTGGGTTATACCCTGAAAATTCCCACGGAAGACCGTTTTTTGATGACAGAAACCGAATTTAAAGAACAAATTACTATGTTATTGGGCGGTCGGGCAGCCGAAGAATTAATCTTTGGCAGTGTCACTAATGGCGCTTCCGATGATTTACAAAGGGCGACGGATATTGCTGAAAGAATGGTGACAATGTATGGTATGAGTAAATCCCTGGGACCCCTAGCCTACGATAAAACAGGACAGGCTAATTTTTTAGGTAATAATCAGGGTAGTCCCCGGCGTTCGATCGGGGAAAATACGGCCAAAGCGATCGATGAAGAAGTTAAACAAATTATCGACGCTAGTTACCAAAAAGCCCTAGCAATTCTCAGTCACAATCGCAATTTATTAGAGTCCATTACCGCTAATCTTTTGACCACCGAAGTAATCGAAGGAGAAGAATTGCAAGAATTCTTAAATCAAGCGCAAATGGTCTGATCAATCCTCATAAATAGGGTCTGCTGAAAAAGTTTTTCGTGGGGAAGTGGGGAAGTGGGGAGAACAAAGCTGCCTTTTGCCTTTTGCCTTTTGCCTTTTGCCTTTTGCCTTTTGCCTTTTGCCTTTTGCCTCTCCTCATAACTAGGGTTTGCTGAATAAATAATCGAGAATATCTAACTTAAGGAGAAGACAGAATCAAAGCATTTGAAAACTGATATTTCCCTGCTTTGACGGTTAATTTGCCCTTTTTCCAACCCAAAGAAACAGGAGAGTTATCTCGACTTAAACTGTTATAAAGGGCGAAATTTTTTGACCAATCGTGCTTTTGACCGTTACGAATTAACATCGGCAGTAGATTGATTTGATTAT contains the following coding sequences:
- a CDS encoding UPF0175 family protein, yielding MKITIDIPDELLQHYNYNNLTREILEALVVQAYRAEKITSAEVGSILGLSSRWVVDAFLKNHDADLHYDEVDLDSDRKTLQQLRNKHDHSLL
- the fabI gene encoding enoyl-ACP reductase FabI, producing the protein MLDLTGKNALVTGIANNRSIAWGIAQQLHQAGANIGVTYLPDEKGRFEKKVRELADELNPAFYVPCDVQNDQQVEDTFATVAEKWGKLDILIHCLAFADKEGLTGDFTAIPREAFTKSLDISTFSLTRLARSAKPLMTAGGSIITLTYLGGVKVIPNYNLMGVAKAGLEMSVRYLAAELGGQKIRVNGISAGPIRTLASSAVGGILDMIHHVEEIAPLHRTVTQIEVGNTAAFLASDLSSGITGQIIYVDSGYEIMGM
- the ntcA gene encoding global nitrogen regulator NtcA produces the protein MDLSLIQDKPLADVFRRIGSGNFPPVVELFERGKTIFFPGDPAERVYFLLKGAVKLSRVYEAGEEITVALLRENSVFGVLSLLTGQRSDRFYHAVAFTPVELLSAPIDQVERSLRNNPDLSMLMLQGLSSRILQTEMMIETLAHRDMGSRLVSFLLILCRDFGVPTTDGIRVDLKLSHQAIAEAIGSTRVTVTRLLGELRDQEMVSIYKKKITVHNPVALSQQFT
- a CDS encoding DUF3084 domain-containing protein; translation: MTSAYILVLAIVVLGGLIAAVGDRIGSRIGKKRMRLFNLRPKQTATLMTIVTGILIAGSTLIVLFASSKSLRQGVFELDRLLNERRAAIKDLESQVRKTTEQKNQVEKALKTAKSEQIAVQKRLEVLNKNYQASRQRLRLVSGQLEKFRKEVANLNNERVILTNQKAQLSSQRDQLFQQKSILSSQINQLQTTVKVRDKELANQQKLLTTRQARLQQLETQQKTLQLEIDRRDQRIGELDRSIVDKNLALEQREGKLKDLETQMAFLKREVEVLEQYYQTYQELREKQIAIFRGQVLSFGAFRIVDPQAIVTVIDKLLREANMNAIRATQPNQPNFDQRLVKITKAQVEQLSQQLQDGKEYVVRILSAGNYVLGETEIRVFADVVPNQRVFEEKQVIAAVSIDPQNMTEEDLQKRLDLLLASAQFRARSAGVLGSIQVEDGLLTTVVNFIDQVKRSGNSIETLEAVAASKTNTSGPLTLRLVAVKDGKIVFSTSS
- a CDS encoding Uma2 family endonuclease — encoded protein: MLTRSPTKTLSLEEYRNLETIAEVKHEYHDGEIIEMTGGSINHNRLVRNLIRLLDNALRKTIYEVFPSDLRLWIPQYNRGLYPDLMIIAGEPLFSDNRNDEILNPCLIIEVLSPSTSSYDRGDKFRYYRSIPQLNQYLLVSQGEILIESYSKTSENNWLLQEYTPARGIISLDSLGISLNLVDIYEGIDFNLNS
- a CDS encoding Uma2 family endonuclease, yielding MLTSSPPKTLSLEAYRNLETIAEVKHEYHDGEIIEMTGGSINHNSILINLIVLLKLALRGTNYRLQSSDLRLWIPQYNRGLYPDLMIIAGEPLFSDNRNDEILNPCVIIEVLSSSTSSYDRGDKFRYYRSIPQLNQYLLVSQGEILIESYSKTSENSWLLQEYTPARGIISLDSLGISLNLADIYEGIDFN
- a CDS encoding ATP-binding protein codes for the protein MNSEIYKKVSLLVLYQGVFDNAIGQAFITLLSTDNVADFLKAYGQLFQGLASKNISWNDFLVEQILLDDNPFSQQVQKKIVSELPESLIDGVKQDLSILQSLYNSSIYSLSNSTVFEQIKFLIFPAWEVDNKLESFLHSSSDWGELVEDLADYYRECGTGIFARYQALRWQEGRLQGITHPDPVQIQDIVGYEMAKKTLIKNTEFLLAGYPALNVLLYGCRGSGKSSLVKGLLQKYHSQGLRLIEVAKSQLKDLPLIIEILRDLPQKFIIFVDDLSFEEDDEAFKALKVVLEGSVTARPKNVVVYATSNRRHLVREFFADRPQPKDSDEVHNWDTVQEKLSFSDRFGLTLTFEPANQEKYLEIVRHLASLAKLKISLEELEFRAKQWATQHNGRSGRTARQFIDFLQGELELNG
- a CDS encoding serine/threonine protein kinase gives rise to the protein MTFTSDSLLAERYQLQQRLGNTAIGRQTWLATDVLSQESVIIKLLAFSPQMEWEELKLFEREAAVLASLYHPRIPRYRDYFSLDKNQGDGIPWFVLVQDYIPGESLSDHLERGQRFPPTVIRNIAQEVLEILIYLHELSPPVLHRDIKPSNLIINSENNVYLVDFGAVQSRGAATGVTFTVVGTSGYAPLEQFWGRAVPGSDLYALGMTLIHLLTGIVPIELPHRDSKIQFRQLVTIDDDLIDWLETMTDMAVEKRFKSAREALKFLQHPSYRQASSLIDPKKLPKPPHSSIRIAKRRDNLEINLPPKIKLLSDAPTLWSLAIVLTVTVFISPILTFIIALIGFICLREMQLILTPQEVLIKYKVFNFIYKKFAFKTQDLWGIFLHSNGTEGNYQIRLRTAKNYYLIGQNLREDECLWLGQEIQDWLNFIKYSVSPQDDV